Proteins co-encoded in one Bacteroidales bacterium genomic window:
- the buk gene encoding butyrate kinase, with protein MDEIGILAINPGSTSTKIGVFVNLNPIFLKNIQHDPQELSRFEKITDQFQYRKDIIAGQLNNANVPEEIVKAIVGRGGLLKPIESGVYLVNERMKEDLRNSPMGEHASNLGGLIADAFAQQLKGVNAYIANPVVVDELDDIARISGNPNFVRKSIFHALNQKAVARSHAKAVMRKYEEMNLIVAHLGGGITVGAHKMGRVVDVNNGLDGEGPFSPERSGTLPIGDLVRLCFSGKYTQKEIMKMIKGEGGLVGYLGTNSAYDVEQMMAQGDQKAGLIYEAMAYQVAKDIGAMSVVLKGQVDGILITGGVAHSKWFVNQIIERVHRIAPVHVYPGEDEMKALAFNGMRVLSGETEAKIYT; from the coding sequence ATGGATGAAATTGGAATTTTAGCGATCAATCCGGGTTCAACATCCACAAAAATAGGGGTGTTTGTGAACCTGAATCCAATTTTTTTGAAGAACATTCAACATGATCCACAGGAACTCTCCAGGTTTGAAAAAATCACCGACCAGTTCCAGTACCGAAAAGACATCATTGCCGGACAACTCAACAATGCCAACGTACCCGAGGAAATTGTAAAAGCAATTGTTGGTCGTGGCGGATTGCTTAAACCCATAGAGTCCGGCGTTTATCTCGTTAATGAGCGCATGAAGGAGGATTTGCGCAACAGCCCCATGGGTGAGCATGCCTCTAATCTTGGCGGACTCATTGCCGATGCCTTTGCCCAACAGCTGAAAGGAGTAAACGCATATATTGCCAATCCGGTGGTTGTGGATGAACTCGACGACATTGCCCGAATCAGCGGTAATCCCAATTTTGTCCGGAAATCTATTTTCCACGCACTAAATCAAAAAGCCGTTGCCCGTTCACATGCCAAAGCAGTGATGCGTAAGTATGAGGAAATGAACCTCATTGTGGCACATCTAGGTGGTGGAATCACTGTTGGCGCGCATAAGATGGGCAGGGTGGTTGATGTTAACAATGGCCTCGACGGAGAAGGTCCTTTTTCTCCAGAGCGATCAGGAACCTTACCGATTGGCGACCTCGTGCGACTGTGTTTTTCCGGTAAATACACGCAGAAAGAAATCATGAAAATGATCAAGGGTGAAGGAGGACTTGTCGGGTACTTAGGAACCAACAGTGCTTACGATGTTGAGCAAATGATGGCTCAGGGCGATCAAAAAGCAGGGTTGATTTATGAAGCCATGGCTTACCAGGTGGCTAAAGATATTGGTGCTATGAGTGTGGTCTTAAAAGGCCAGGTGGATGGCATTCTCATCACCGGTGGTGTAGCCCATTCAAAATGGTTCGTAAATCAGATTATTGAACGGGTGCACAGGATTGCCCCAGTTCATGTTTATCCCGGTGAAGACGAGATGAAAGCACTGGCATTTAATGGAATGAGGGTATTGTCAGGAGAAACAGAGGCCAAGATTTACACTTAG
- a CDS encoding bifunctional enoyl-CoA hydratase/phosphate acetyltransferase → MIRHLIDLVEAAKQKRTRKLVVAAAGDEDALLAVKNAVNHGIIEPILVGNMLNINIIAKNINFDISGYESYHEEDKYLASRKAVELIRDGKAEILMKGAVGTGTMMKAVLDKELGLRKGDTLSHVAVFESPYYHKLLGVTDAAMNVNPDLETKIAIILNAIEVFHKLGVHTPKVAIVGSVETVNPRMEATMHAATISMMNYRKQITGCVIDGPLAIDNAISKKSAELKNITSEVAGDTDIIMAPNIDGANILYKTLNFLGGAVAGAVIMGAKAPIVLTSRSDSDKSKFLSIALAANIG, encoded by the coding sequence ATGATCCGACATTTGATTGATCTGGTGGAAGCAGCAAAACAAAAAAGAACAAGAAAACTGGTGGTAGCTGCAGCTGGTGATGAAGATGCTTTGCTGGCCGTGAAAAATGCTGTAAACCACGGCATTATTGAGCCAATTTTAGTCGGCAATATGCTGAACATTAACATCATAGCAAAAAACATAAATTTCGATATCAGCGGATATGAAAGCTACCACGAGGAGGACAAATACCTGGCTTCGCGGAAGGCAGTTGAGCTGATCCGCGATGGAAAAGCTGAAATCCTGATGAAAGGTGCAGTTGGAACGGGAACCATGATGAAAGCTGTACTGGACAAAGAATTGGGGCTTCGCAAAGGAGACACACTGAGTCATGTGGCAGTGTTTGAATCGCCATACTATCACAAATTGCTCGGGGTTACCGATGCCGCAATGAACGTAAATCCTGACCTGGAAACAAAAATTGCGATCATTTTAAATGCCATTGAGGTATTTCATAAACTGGGTGTCCATACACCAAAAGTTGCCATTGTTGGGTCGGTTGAAACAGTAAACCCAAGGATGGAGGCAACAATGCACGCCGCTACCATTTCGATGATGAACTACCGCAAACAGATTACCGGGTGCGTAATTGATGGTCCGCTGGCCATTGACAATGCCATCTCAAAAAAATCTGCCGAGCTGAAAAATATTACCAGCGAAGTAGCCGGAGATACAGATATCATTATGGCGCCCAACATTGACGGAGCCAACATACTTTACAAGACCCTGAATTTCCTTGGCGGCGCTGTAGCCGGTGCTGTGATCATGGGTGCAAAAGCCCCGATAGTACTGACCTCCCGCAGTGACAGCGATAAGAGCAAATTCCTTTCGATTGCACTTGCAGCCAATATTGGATAG